Proteins from one Elgaria multicarinata webbii isolate HBS135686 ecotype San Diego chromosome 3, rElgMul1.1.pri, whole genome shotgun sequence genomic window:
- the LOC134396555 gene encoding caveolin-2-like — protein MINDNYLIECKLDPEDPRLREPGSTPLPQSAIEIPPKTDPRDPRGINQHLKLEFSDILAEPSSFRSFDRVWTWSDIIFESSRLWCYRIISLLCAVPVSLCSGFLFACLGCLHIWCVMPCIQLCTMAMPPVRMLWASILDVIVAPLFTSLGRCCSAIYLTITQK, from the exons ATGATCAATGATAACTATCTGATCGAATGCAAATTAGACCCAGAAGACCCTCGTTTGCGGGAGCCAGGATCCACGCCGCTCCCGCAGTCCGCGATTGAGATACCACCCAAAACAGACCCCCGGGACCCACGTGGAATCAACCAGCACCTCAAG CTGGAATTCTCCGACATCCTTGCTGAACCTTCCTCGTTCCGCAGCTTTGACCGGGTTTGGACGTGGAGCGACATCATCTTCGAGAGCTCACGCCTCTGGTGCTACCGGATCATCTCGCTGCTTTGTGCCGTGCCTGTCTCCTTGTGCTCGGGCTTCCTCTTTGCCTGCCTAGGCTGCCTGCATATCTG gTGTGTGATGCCCTGTATCCAGCTGTGCACGATGGCCATGCCACCAGTTCGTATGCTGTGGGCCAGCATCCTGGATGTTATTGTGGCTCCGCTTTTCACGAGCCTGGGGCGCTGCTGCAGCGCCATCTACCTGACCATTACTCAGAAGTGA
- the AVPR2 gene encoding vasopressin V2 receptor produces the protein MFNTSSMLPGPTSNASLLLSDDRDGALAQAEIAILASMFLLATVSNGLVLGVLFCRGHRATTMHRLIRHLCLADLTVALFQVLPQLIWDITDRFQGPDILCRAITYLQVVGMFASSYVIVAMTYDRHHAICRPMLAFRRGPAAWHRPVVVAWTASFLFSLPQLFIFSKTELPSGAHECWASFAEPWGARAYITWITLMVFILPTLFIATCQGMIFCEVHRSLRLGPEGALGGRKSRRGASPISGAVAKTLKMTLVIVLTYVFCWAPFFLVQLWAVWDPQAPRDGPAFTLLMLVASLNSCTNPWVYATFSSSISGELCRIFCPRLARKQMRSLPEDSILTASSSLGRDAFS, from the exons ATGTTCAACACCTCTTCCATGCTGCCTGGCCCCACCTCTAATGCTTCCCTCCTTTTATCCGATGACCGTGACGGTGCTCTGGCCCAAGCCGAAATCGCCATTTTGGCCTCCATGTTCCTGCTAGCCACTGTGAGCAACGGGCTGGTGCTGGGAGTCCTGTTCTGCCGTGGCCACCGGGCCACCACCATGCACCGCCTCATCCGCCACCTCTGCCTGGCCGACCTGACCGTGGCTCTCTTCCAGGTGCTACCACAGCTCATCTGGGACATCACTGACCGCTTCCAGGGCCCGGATATCTTGTGCCGTGCCATCACATACTTGCAGGTGGTTGGCATGTTCGCCTCTTCCTACGTCATCGTGGCTATGACTTACGACCGCCACCATGCCATTTGCCGGCCCATGCTGGCTTTCCGGAGAGGCCCGGCTGCCTGGCACCGGCCTGTGGTGGTGGCCTGGACTGCCTCCTTCCTCTTCAGCCTCCCCCAGCTCTTCATCTTCTCCAAAACGGAACTGCCCAGCGGAGCCCACGAGTGCTGGGCTTCCTTTGCTGAACCCTGGGGGGCTCGGGCCTACATCACCTGGATCACTCTGATGGTCTTCATCCTACCGACTCTCTTCATCGCGACCTGCCAGGGCATGATCTTCTGCGAGGTCCACCGCAGCCTGCGCCTAGGGCCCGAGGGGGCACTGGGGGGTAGGAAAAGCCGGCGAGGAGCCTCCCCGATATCCGGCGCTGTGGCCAAAACTCTCAAGATGACGTTAGTCATTGTGCTGACCTACGTGTTCTGCTGGGCTCCCTTCTTCCTAGTGCAACTGTGGGCTGTTTGGGATCCTCAGGCCCCCAGAGATG GTCCAGCTTTCACCCTCCTGATGCTCGTCGCCAGCCTCAACAGCTGCACGAACCCCTGGGTTTATGCCACCTTTAGCAGCAGCATCTCTGGCGAACTGTGTCGAATCTTCTGCCCCAGACTGGCTCGTAAGCAAATGAGGTCCCTGCCTGAGGACTCCATCCTCACGGCCAGCTCCTCCCTGGGACGGGACGCCTTCTCCTGA